A window of Cryptomeria japonica chromosome 3, Sugi_1.0, whole genome shotgun sequence contains these coding sequences:
- the LOC131033114 gene encoding predicted GPI-anchored protein 58 encodes MASPTEQSSTLAAKKDRITEASSLIPITKAKPLDMVPPVESSDDPSPTPKTRNPTPKKRKSTNKALVEAASAKTPSPTHDAPALINPSIEEAPIPQKPIPQGENPQEPAKEAAQTKEKNPKPAKCSRNLSKGES; translated from the exons ATGGCATCCCCTACTGAGCAATCTTCTACCCTTGCTGCCAAGAAAGACCGCATAACTGAGGCAAGCTCCTTAATTCCCATCACTAAGGCTAAACCTCTAGATATGGTTCCCCCTGT TGAATCTTCAGatgatccctctcccactcctaAAACAAGGAATCCCACTCCAAAGAAGAGGAAGAGCACCAATAAGGCTTTAGTTGAAGCTGCCTCTGCTAAAACCCCATCCCCTACACATGATGCTCCTGCTCTAATTAATCCATCTATTGAGGAAGCCCCAATTCCTCAAAAGCCAATCCCACAAGGAGAAAACCCTCAGGAGCCAGCCAAAGAGGCTgctcaaacaaaagaaaagaaccccAAGCCTG